Proteins encoded in a region of the Psychromicrobium lacuslunae genome:
- a CDS encoding CCA tRNA nucleotidyltransferase: MMQVLNSSTLDPVVLELGQRFVDAGFELSLVGGPVRDLFLGRQSPDLDFTSNATPDEILSVVKGWSDAVWEIGRAFGTIGLRKAGFIIEVTTYRAEAYDPDSRKPEVAFGDSLEADLRRRDFTMNAMALRLPTLELVDPYGGIKDLHAGVLRTPGRAEDSFSDDPLRMMRAARFVAQLGVALHPEVEGAMIQMAERIQIISAERVRDELIKLICAPQARLGVDILVSTGLADQVLPEVSALRLETDEHHRHKDVYQHSLQVLEQAAALESGPDGPVPGPDFVLRFAALMHDVGKPATRRFEAAGGVSFRHHDVVGAKLTAKRMKALRFDNDTIKAVARLVELHMRFYGYGEAGWTDSAVRRYVADAGELLERLHRLTRSDVTTRNQRKAERLAFAYDDLESRITELAAQEELAAIRPDLDGAQIMSLLGIRPGPQVGQAYKYLLNERMEDGPLGEAEAERRLRLWWVEHQPVDQADNTKAMESGNEH, from the coding sequence ATGATGCAGGTTCTGAACAGCTCCACACTCGATCCGGTTGTCCTTGAGCTGGGACAACGCTTTGTTGACGCCGGATTCGAGCTGTCCTTGGTGGGCGGCCCGGTTCGCGATCTTTTTTTGGGACGCCAATCGCCGGACCTAGATTTCACCTCCAACGCCACCCCGGATGAAATCCTCTCGGTGGTGAAAGGCTGGTCGGATGCGGTGTGGGAGATTGGCCGGGCCTTCGGCACCATTGGGCTCCGTAAGGCCGGTTTCATCATTGAAGTCACCACCTATCGTGCTGAGGCTTACGATCCGGACTCCCGAAAGCCAGAGGTGGCCTTCGGGGATTCCTTGGAAGCGGATCTGCGTCGCCGTGACTTCACCATGAATGCAATGGCGCTTCGCTTGCCGACGCTTGAACTAGTTGACCCCTATGGCGGGATTAAGGATCTGCACGCGGGCGTTTTGCGTACCCCGGGTCGGGCCGAGGACTCCTTCTCGGACGATCCCTTGCGGATGATGCGCGCTGCCCGATTTGTTGCCCAATTGGGGGTAGCACTCCACCCTGAGGTGGAGGGAGCAATGATTCAGATGGCTGAGCGAATCCAAATCATTTCCGCTGAGCGAGTGCGAGATGAGCTAATCAAGCTGATTTGCGCACCGCAGGCCAGGTTGGGTGTCGATATCTTGGTCAGCACCGGACTGGCGGATCAGGTATTGCCGGAGGTTTCCGCTCTGCGGCTGGAAACGGATGAGCATCATCGGCACAAAGATGTCTACCAGCATTCGCTACAAGTACTCGAGCAGGCCGCTGCGCTGGAGTCTGGACCCGATGGCCCGGTGCCGGGTCCCGACTTCGTGCTGCGTTTTGCGGCTCTGATGCATGACGTCGGTAAGCCGGCCACCAGGCGCTTTGAAGCGGCCGGCGGCGTCAGCTTCCGGCACCACGACGTGGTGGGTGCGAAACTCACTGCGAAGCGAATGAAGGCGCTTCGTTTTGACAATGACACCATCAAGGCAGTGGCCCGTTTGGTCGAGTTGCACATGCGTTTCTACGGATACGGTGAGGCGGGTTGGACCGATTCTGCGGTACGCCGATATGTTGCCGATGCCGGAGAGTTGCTGGAGCGCCTGCACCGTTTAACTCGTTCTGATGTGACCACTCGAAATCAGCGAAAGGCTGAGCGGCTGGCTTTCGCCTATGACGATCTTGAAAGCCGGATCACTGAGTTGGCCGCCCAGGAGGAACTGGCTGCTATCCGGCCCGATTTGGATGGTGCGCAAATCATGTCGTTGCTGGGAATCCGTCCCGGTCCTCAGGTCGGGCAGGCTTACAAATACCTGCTCAATGAGAGAATGGAAGACGGCCCGCTGGGTGAAGCGGAAGCGGAACGGCGGCTCCGGTTGTGGTGGGTAGAGCACCAGCCTGTGGACCAGGCGGACAATACTAAGGCAATGGAAAGCGGCAATGAGCACTGA
- a CDS encoding histidine phosphatase family protein: MSTESVPWDHVTLPKLWLLRHGETEWSRSGQYTGLTDLPLTERGEEQARSARPALAAVNFDLVLSSPLQRARRTAELAGYPQAELEPLAHEWDYGEYEGVNSAQVRQERPGYLIWKDGVPGGETIDQVAARADAVIARVISPQTDGPCAGEVVRDALLVAHGHFLRILTARWLELDAREGKHFVLGTAKVCTLGWDKHTPAIEQWGL, encoded by the coding sequence ATGAGCACTGAGTCAGTTCCCTGGGATCACGTTACTTTGCCGAAATTGTGGCTACTGCGACATGGCGAAACCGAATGGTCGCGTAGCGGCCAATACACCGGTTTGACTGATTTGCCGTTGACCGAACGAGGCGAGGAACAGGCACGTTCGGCCAGGCCTGCTCTTGCCGCGGTCAATTTTGACCTAGTTCTCAGTTCACCCTTGCAGCGAGCTCGACGTACTGCGGAGCTTGCCGGGTATCCTCAGGCCGAACTCGAACCGCTGGCTCATGAATGGGATTATGGCGAGTACGAAGGGGTCAATAGTGCACAGGTACGCCAAGAGCGTCCCGGCTATTTGATCTGGAAAGACGGGGTGCCCGGCGGGGAGACTATCGATCAGGTCGCGGCTCGGGCGGATGCCGTTATCGCTCGAGTGATCAGCCCTCAGACGGATGGACCTTGCGCCGGCGAGGTGGTGCGGGATGCGCTGTTGGTAGCCCATGGTCACTTTCTGAGAATCCTTACCGCCCGCTGGCTGGAGTTAGATGCTCGCGAAGGGAAGCACTTCGTGCTCGGAACCGCAAAAGTTTGTACGCTCGGTTGGGACAAGCACACTCCGGCAATTGAACAGTGGGGGCTCTAG
- the trxB gene encoding thioredoxin-disulfide reductase, with the protein MSTETTQSDVRDVIIIGSGPAGYTAAIYTARADLKPLVIAGSVTAGGELMNTTDVENFPGFPEGVMGPDLMENLQQQAERFGAQIEYDDVTEVSLDGEIKQISTGSGKKYSAKTVIISTGSAYRELGLDDEKRLSGRGVSWCATCDGFFFKDQEIAVVGGGDSAMEEATFLTKFANSVTVIHRRDSLRASKIMQDRALNNPKIKFIWDSEVIGIDGDTKVTGVKLRNLKTSEEADLPVTGLFVAIGNDPRVDLVRGVLDLTEDNTIAVQGRSSRTNLPGVFAAGDVIDPHYRQAVTAAGSGCVAALDVEHYLASLNKNDTSELDLILTDSEGAAS; encoded by the coding sequence GTGAGCACTGAAACCACCCAGAGTGACGTTCGCGATGTGATCATTATCGGCTCTGGTCCGGCCGGCTACACCGCAGCTATCTACACAGCCCGCGCAGACCTGAAACCGCTGGTAATTGCCGGCTCGGTGACAGCTGGCGGCGAGCTAATGAACACCACCGATGTGGAGAACTTCCCGGGGTTTCCCGAAGGTGTGATGGGTCCCGATTTGATGGAGAACCTACAGCAGCAAGCCGAACGTTTTGGCGCTCAGATTGAATACGACGATGTCACCGAGGTCTCGCTGGATGGTGAGATCAAGCAAATCAGCACAGGTTCCGGTAAGAAGTACTCGGCCAAGACGGTGATCATCTCAACCGGCTCGGCCTATCGCGAGCTCGGTTTGGATGACGAAAAGCGCTTATCTGGTCGTGGCGTGAGTTGGTGCGCCACCTGCGACGGTTTCTTCTTCAAAGACCAGGAGATCGCTGTGGTCGGTGGTGGCGATTCCGCGATGGAGGAGGCCACCTTCCTGACAAAGTTCGCTAATTCAGTCACCGTGATCCACCGCCGCGACAGCCTGCGTGCTTCAAAGATCATGCAGGATCGTGCCCTGAATAATCCCAAGATCAAGTTCATCTGGGACAGCGAGGTGATCGGTATTGATGGTGACACTAAAGTCACTGGAGTGAAGCTGCGCAATCTGAAGACCTCCGAAGAGGCTGACCTTCCGGTCACCGGTCTTTTCGTTGCTATAGGCAACGATCCTCGAGTTGACCTAGTCCGTGGTGTCCTTGACCTCACCGAGGACAACACCATCGCGGTTCAGGGTCGTTCTTCACGAACCAATCTGCCGGGCGTTTTCGCAGCGGGCGACGTGATTGATCCGCATTATCGCCAAGCCGTAACCGCTGCCGGCTCAGGTTGTGTGGCCGCCCTCGACGTCGAGCATTATTTGGCAAGCCTGAACAAGAATGACACATCAGAACTCGATTTGATCCTTACCGACTCTGAAGGAGCCGCATCATGA
- a CDS encoding NAD(P)-dependent oxidoreductase: protein MKIAVIGATGMVGREVTAEAVRRGHRVVAASRSGKPVESASAAEPAVVDLADAEAVSALAAKNDVLVFATGPSRTGGDHQEWLTASTRALEAVGSTPVLVVGGAGSLLIDGERLVDSPNFPEAYRPEALTLSALLEELRNAPAELNWTMISPSPMIAPGERTGSYTLGLDSPAGERISSQDFAVAILDEVENPQHAGRRFTAAN from the coding sequence ATGAAAATCGCAGTCATTGGAGCGACCGGAATGGTCGGCCGCGAAGTAACCGCCGAGGCAGTACGCCGCGGCCACCGAGTTGTTGCCGCCAGCCGCAGCGGAAAGCCGGTCGAGTCAGCGAGCGCCGCCGAGCCAGCGGTTGTCGACCTAGCCGACGCGGAGGCGGTTAGCGCTCTCGCAGCGAAGAACGACGTCCTGGTGTTCGCTACCGGACCAAGCCGGACCGGTGGTGATCATCAGGAATGGCTAACGGCAAGCACACGGGCACTCGAGGCAGTCGGGTCGACTCCGGTCCTGGTGGTAGGCGGAGCTGGCTCGCTGCTCATTGACGGCGAGCGCCTGGTCGATAGCCCCAACTTCCCCGAGGCTTACCGCCCGGAAGCACTCACGCTGTCCGCTCTGCTGGAAGAACTCCGTAACGCTCCGGCAGAACTCAACTGGACGATGATCTCTCCCTCGCCGATGATCGCACCGGGAGAACGCACCGGCAGCTACACCCTGGGCTTGGACAGCCCGGCCGGGGAGCGCATTTCCAGCCAGGACTTCGCGGTCGCCATCCTTGATGAAGTTGAGAATCCGCAACACGCGGGTCGACGCTTCACTGCGGCGAACTAA
- the trxA gene encoding thioredoxin → MSNAKAVTDDTFQSEVIDSEKPVIVDFWAEWCGPCRKLGPILDDISVQYADKVQVVKVDVDENPAVAAEYGITSIPAVFLFANGELKNTVIGAKPKPFFEQEFADYLK, encoded by the coding sequence ATGAGCAACGCCAAAGCCGTAACCGACGATACCTTCCAGAGCGAAGTAATAGACTCAGAGAAACCGGTTATTGTTGATTTCTGGGCAGAATGGTGTGGTCCTTGCCGTAAGCTTGGGCCCATTTTGGACGATATTTCAGTGCAATACGCTGATAAGGTCCAGGTCGTTAAAGTGGACGTTGATGAGAACCCCGCTGTCGCTGCGGAATACGGAATCACCTCCATCCCAGCCGTGTTCTTATTTGCTAATGGTGAGCTCAAGAACACAGTGATTGGCGCCAAACCAAAGCCGTTTTTTGAGCAGGAATTTGCTGACTACTTGAAGTAA
- a CDS encoding DUF805 domain-containing protein, giving the protein MSFTEAIQTGFRKYADFAGRATLPEFWWWMLFNLLVAAALNVFSVFAIGDSSSLGAVLTSLWGIGVLLPNLAVSVRRLRDADYNWKNIFWLLVPIAGIIVLVIYWLKPSVSTKPGLLEDS; this is encoded by the coding sequence ATGTCTTTTACCGAAGCCATTCAGACCGGATTCCGTAAGTATGCCGACTTCGCTGGCCGCGCCACGCTCCCCGAATTCTGGTGGTGGATGCTCTTCAATCTGCTGGTCGCCGCGGCGCTGAATGTTTTCAGCGTTTTCGCCATCGGCGATAGCTCAAGCCTTGGCGCGGTGCTGACAAGTCTCTGGGGAATTGGCGTGTTGTTACCCAACTTAGCCGTGTCCGTTCGGCGCCTGCGAGACGCGGATTACAACTGGAAAAACATCTTCTGGCTCCTGGTACCCATCGCGGGAATCATCGTCTTAGTGATTTATTGGTTGAAGCCCAGCGTCAGCACCAAACCTGGGCTTCTCGAAGATAGCTGA
- a CDS encoding winged helix-turn-helix transcriptional regulator, with product METNILDPNCPSRLVFQRIGDKWATLVIQVLEDGPQRFSDLRGKVAVITPKVLTHTLRSLERDGLLTRTVFAQVPPRVDYELTPLGRTLLEPLKALRHWAEANVSEMVLARDAFDEAQDAALLASSKGSFE from the coding sequence ATGGAAACCAATATTTTGGATCCGAACTGTCCTTCTCGTCTGGTCTTTCAGCGGATCGGAGATAAGTGGGCGACTTTGGTGATTCAGGTGCTGGAGGACGGCCCGCAGCGGTTCAGTGATTTGCGTGGCAAGGTTGCGGTGATTACCCCCAAGGTGCTGACTCACACGCTACGTTCTTTGGAGCGTGATGGTTTGTTGACGAGGACGGTTTTCGCCCAGGTGCCGCCACGCGTTGATTACGAGTTGACGCCGCTGGGTCGAACCTTGCTGGAACCGTTGAAGGCATTGCGCCACTGGGCGGAAGCGAATGTTTCGGAGATGGTCCTGGCGCGGGATGCTTTTGACGAAGCTCAGGACGCGGCCCTGCTAGCCTCCTCGAAGGGTTCCTTCGAATGA
- a CDS encoding NUDIX hydrolase: MTHPVPSAPKRTPLPSALGGQQAAGQPLSSVSALPTVEEVSAGGVVVDRHDGGLRVAIIARLNRGGRVEWCLPKGHPEGVETHEQAAVREIAEETGIEGDILAPLGSIDYWFTVTGHRVHKTVHHFLLRATGGELTIENDPDHEAIDVAWVELGDLAKRLSFPNERRIADLANSNWPKHQ; encoded by the coding sequence ATGACCCACCCGGTTCCTAGTGCACCCAAGCGCACGCCCTTGCCTTCGGCACTGGGCGGGCAGCAGGCTGCCGGGCAACCGCTCAGCAGTGTTTCCGCGCTGCCAACTGTTGAGGAAGTTTCGGCTGGTGGCGTGGTGGTCGATCGGCACGACGGTGGGCTCCGAGTGGCCATTATTGCCAGGCTCAACCGAGGTGGCCGGGTCGAGTGGTGCTTGCCCAAGGGGCACCCTGAAGGCGTTGAGACGCATGAACAGGCAGCCGTCCGCGAAATTGCCGAGGAAACGGGCATCGAGGGTGACATTCTGGCCCCGCTGGGCAGCATTGATTACTGGTTCACCGTGACCGGGCACCGGGTTCATAAAACGGTGCATCACTTCCTGCTGCGCGCGACCGGCGGCGAGCTGACCATAGAGAACGATCCGGATCATGAGGCGATCGACGTGGCCTGGGTGGAGCTCGGTGATCTAGCTAAACGACTTTCCTTCCCGAATGAGCGTCGAATCGCCGATCTGGCGAATAGTAACTGGCCTAAGCACCAGTAG
- a CDS encoding glycosyltransferase family 87 protein: MQRPRGIDIPSRDDSLLAKSTELIGGPLGERTSPGRVRTGFFSVERVLLLMVLLSAVLALIFKDHCRQLGWLTPDQFSTACYSQLPNAFMEHDLARLFPYFSPGSSFGYPPVAGFIAGVTAWLSGFAGTGGAQVLAFFDLNAVLLTVVWILGVLALARTHRLRPWDAAIFAASPLMLFIAFSSWDLWAAALGAVALFLFSRRRTGWAGVVLGLGCAVQPYLILVLLALLLAAWRRGAVLRVVPTMAAALLAWLIINLPPLMLNPSSWLSYWQDGWNNEAATGSIYAIVTALGERLGGVGFTGLDASWTSLLLICVGIAAISLLNFRASRPPRAATLAFLLVGWFLLVDKFAAPEHLIWLLPLLALARPRWRSALIWQVFGLLWYLGQLLYLGVILGDNNTQHGIDMPYFVLAAFAAGLATLALIGLMLREVLYPEHDIVRRRGVDDPLFQWLPELPPSRPSRHPAHLAVAESTLPAGDTPTGNQTNNLSGNLAKQHDLRQHD; the protein is encoded by the coding sequence ATGCAGCGACCTAGGGGTATCGATATCCCCAGCAGAGACGACAGCTTGCTTGCCAAGTCAACCGAACTGATTGGCGGGCCACTGGGCGAACGGACCTCACCGGGCAGGGTTCGCACTGGTTTCTTCAGCGTGGAGCGGGTTTTGCTGCTCATGGTTTTGCTCTCCGCAGTGCTGGCCCTGATCTTCAAGGACCACTGCAGGCAACTCGGTTGGCTCACGCCGGACCAGTTTTCCACTGCCTGCTATTCACAACTTCCCAACGCCTTTATGGAACATGACCTCGCTCGGCTATTTCCGTATTTTTCACCGGGTTCATCGTTTGGCTACCCGCCCGTCGCTGGGTTTATTGCAGGTGTTACTGCCTGGTTGAGCGGCTTTGCCGGTACTGGTGGCGCGCAAGTCTTGGCGTTCTTCGATCTCAATGCAGTGTTGCTCACGGTGGTCTGGATTCTGGGCGTGCTGGCGCTGGCTCGCACTCATCGGCTTCGGCCCTGGGATGCCGCGATATTCGCTGCCTCACCGCTGATGCTCTTCATTGCCTTCAGCAGTTGGGATTTATGGGCGGCAGCACTGGGCGCAGTTGCGCTTTTTCTGTTTTCCCGGCGTCGAACCGGCTGGGCTGGGGTGGTGCTTGGCTTGGGCTGTGCTGTTCAGCCATATCTGATACTGGTTTTATTAGCCTTGCTGCTGGCCGCCTGGCGGCGCGGTGCGGTGCTCCGGGTAGTGCCGACCATGGCTGCCGCCTTACTGGCCTGGTTGATTATTAATCTGCCACCGCTGATGCTCAATCCCTCAAGCTGGCTGAGCTATTGGCAGGATGGCTGGAACAATGAGGCGGCTACCGGATCGATCTATGCCATTGTCACGGCCCTCGGCGAACGGCTCGGCGGTGTTGGTTTCACCGGCCTGGACGCCTCCTGGACCTCGTTGCTGTTGATCTGTGTTGGGATTGCAGCCATTTCATTGCTCAACTTCCGGGCCAGTCGGCCGCCGCGGGCGGCGACATTGGCATTCTTGCTGGTCGGCTGGTTTTTGCTGGTCGACAAATTCGCCGCCCCCGAGCATTTGATCTGGCTCCTGCCGCTACTGGCTTTGGCTAGGCCGCGTTGGCGTTCCGCGCTAATCTGGCAGGTTTTCGGACTGCTTTGGTATCTCGGCCAGCTGCTCTACCTTGGGGTGATTTTGGGGGACAACAACACTCAGCACGGTATTGATATGCCCTATTTCGTTTTGGCGGCCTTCGCAGCTGGCTTAGCTACGCTAGCGCTTATCGGGCTGATGTTGCGTGAGGTGTTATATCCGGAGCACGATATTGTGCGACGGCGCGGTGTTGATGACCCCTTATTCCAGTGGCTTCCGGAGCTGCCGCCAAGTCGGCCGTCACGCCATCCGGCGCACTTAGCGGTGGCTGAGAGCACCTTGCCTGCTGGGGATACTCCAACAGGCAACCAGACGAACAATCTGTCGGGCAACCTGGCGAAACAGCACGATTTAAGACAGCACGATTGA
- a CDS encoding trypsin-like serine peptidase, with translation MKLSKSAILMTIGVLCLGASSVMAIPANASEGDDYTTLVDGYRPADQSADPFAWAGKLVGPEYCSATLVGPHTIVTDAHCLENTSSGYTFYLQYNNGASPNYAGCTVKSNYYIPEQYPDDFSYDWAIANLDCNLNPKNGKYPSVKMTGSSFFTSNTQYINMGYPYVDTKVSQKWNEDRQSADEPLRSNTEISRLADGQLLQTCGYLKSDYTYQADQWVSHNSKGIKCRLGSGSSGGGWLSPDPNDDSGYALVGVNGFDNNDIPYYQFTNYWAANEFGAVLNSYLND, from the coding sequence GTGAAGCTCTCTAAAAGTGCAATATTGATGACTATCGGCGTGCTATGTTTGGGCGCCAGCTCGGTAATGGCAATACCCGCTAACGCTTCCGAGGGGGACGATTACACCACACTGGTCGACGGCTATCGACCGGCGGATCAATCGGCGGATCCTTTCGCCTGGGCTGGCAAGCTGGTCGGCCCCGAATACTGCAGTGCGACTTTGGTCGGCCCGCACACCATTGTGACCGATGCACACTGCTTGGAGAACACCAGCTCGGGCTACACTTTTTACCTGCAATACAACAACGGCGCTTCGCCGAACTACGCAGGCTGCACGGTGAAGTCGAACTACTACATTCCCGAGCAATACCCCGATGACTTCTCCTACGATTGGGCCATCGCCAATCTGGATTGCAACCTCAATCCGAAAAACGGCAAGTACCCCTCAGTCAAGATGACCGGTTCGTCGTTCTTCACCAGCAATACCCAGTACATCAATATGGGTTACCCGTATGTTGATACCAAGGTCTCACAAAAGTGGAACGAAGATCGACAGTCCGCTGATGAGCCGCTTCGGTCAAACACCGAGATCTCCCGGCTCGCAGATGGGCAACTACTCCAGACCTGCGGCTACCTCAAGAGCGACTACACCTACCAAGCGGATCAGTGGGTTTCCCATAACAGCAAGGGAATTAAGTGCCGACTGGGCAGCGGCTCCAGCGGCGGCGGCTGGCTCTCTCCTGATCCCAATGACGATTCGGGCTACGCCCTAGTCGGTGTCAACGGTTTCGATAACAACGACATCCCCTACTACCAGTTCACCAACTACTGGGCGGCAAATGAGTTCGGCGCGGTGCTTAACTCCTATCTCAATGATTAG
- the murJ gene encoding murein biosynthesis integral membrane protein MurJ, which translates to MSTSKNVRGAEGRAAQPSAARSGIVMAAGTLVSRVLGLVKVSLIAVALAATGPLSSIFDAANNLPNLLYIMLAGGVFNVVLVPQIIKASKLPDRGVDYLSRLLTLGVLCLLVITVVLTLCSSFLVDLLTQFEGRQQVIAVHFSIWLLPQIFFYGLYALVGQALNANDRFGAYTWAPVLNNVVAIAGILSFITLWGGQNKDHPAPTVDNWSSAQTMLLAGTTTLGVVLQALILLWPLRRLGLKLRPKWGWRGMGFSHTGKIAGWALGTMVIGQLSYLLITWVATGATKAQDGKSVENTAGLFLFNRASDIYILPHSIIVLSVATIFFNRMSRAFSGDDRKAFVGAVSQLTRTVGAITVFGSAALIVLSGQIGTVMGGGDHQAALSMGIAVCILAISSPFLSLNFMFNRVFYVTEDARTPFILQAFLIIFGIGTALAVLLVPREFQIFALLATVSAGNIISPFLSGSVLRRKIGDFEVARIVRSHTQFLVAAVFAAIVGALVLAAMGGGSFIGGSFDGFAWRSTLTALVTLAVVGIVMAGVYWLGLKMMRNRELDTLLTPILGRLSRFAPSRGSDLPKESSESALSDPEPPVQAAPAAQERPVEQTVKLRQRYDISDIAVASAHGGSVYQGVDSLLHRPILVLAATPQAAKILRLRIREILTLREHPEALLILDIWTSGSATYLVATHTTSDELLDLIVQTDTFVEPHFTEVLDLGSLHPRQGGS; encoded by the coding sequence ATGTCAACCTCTAAGAATGTGAGAGGCGCGGAAGGTCGTGCTGCTCAGCCCTCAGCTGCACGTTCCGGCATAGTGATGGCAGCGGGCACCCTAGTGTCGCGGGTACTGGGACTGGTCAAAGTCTCTCTGATTGCTGTTGCCCTGGCGGCAACGGGTCCGCTTTCGAGTATCTTCGATGCCGCTAATAACCTACCCAACCTGCTCTACATTATGCTCGCTGGCGGTGTCTTCAACGTCGTACTGGTACCGCAGATCATTAAAGCTAGTAAGTTGCCTGACCGAGGTGTTGACTATCTCAGCAGGCTGCTCACGCTTGGGGTGCTCTGTCTTTTGGTGATCACCGTCGTGCTCACGCTCTGCTCAAGCTTCCTGGTCGACTTACTCACCCAGTTCGAGGGCAGGCAGCAAGTGATCGCGGTGCACTTCTCGATCTGGCTGCTGCCGCAAATCTTTTTCTACGGCCTTTATGCTCTGGTGGGTCAAGCGCTGAACGCCAATGACCGCTTCGGTGCCTACACCTGGGCACCGGTGTTGAATAACGTCGTTGCGATCGCTGGCATTCTCAGTTTCATCACGCTCTGGGGAGGCCAAAACAAGGACCACCCCGCTCCTACCGTAGATAACTGGAGCAGCGCCCAGACCATGCTATTGGCCGGTACCACCACCCTCGGTGTGGTCTTACAAGCACTCATCCTGCTCTGGCCATTGCGTCGACTCGGGCTGAAATTGCGACCCAAATGGGGCTGGCGAGGGATGGGCTTCTCACATACCGGGAAGATCGCGGGCTGGGCGCTAGGCACCATGGTGATCGGGCAACTTTCCTACCTGCTAATCACCTGGGTCGCTACCGGTGCCACTAAGGCTCAGGACGGAAAATCCGTAGAGAACACCGCTGGGCTGTTCTTATTCAATCGGGCCAGCGATATTTACATCCTGCCGCATTCGATTATTGTGCTCTCGGTCGCGACCATCTTCTTCAATCGAATGTCACGCGCCTTCAGCGGTGATGACCGGAAGGCTTTTGTGGGTGCAGTCTCCCAACTGACCCGGACCGTGGGTGCGATCACCGTGTTCGGTTCTGCCGCTCTGATCGTGCTTTCCGGCCAGATCGGCACAGTGATGGGTGGTGGCGATCATCAAGCCGCGTTATCAATGGGTATTGCGGTCTGCATCCTGGCCATCAGCTCACCCTTCCTTAGCCTGAATTTCATGTTCAACCGCGTCTTCTATGTCACCGAAGATGCGCGCACCCCTTTCATCCTGCAGGCCTTCCTGATTATTTTCGGCATCGGCACCGCGTTGGCGGTTTTGCTGGTTCCGCGCGAATTTCAAATCTTCGCACTCTTAGCCACCGTATCGGCCGGAAATATCATCTCGCCGTTCCTTTCCGGATCGGTGCTACGTCGTAAGATCGGCGATTTCGAAGTCGCCCGAATCGTGCGCTCACACACCCAGTTTTTGGTGGCAGCCGTCTTCGCCGCCATTGTCGGAGCACTGGTGCTCGCCGCCATGGGGGGCGGTAGCTTCATCGGAGGAAGTTTCGACGGCTTCGCCTGGCGTTCCACTCTCACCGCCCTGGTGACCTTGGCGGTAGTCGGGATAGTAATGGCCGGGGTTTATTGGCTCGGCTTAAAGATGATGCGGAATCGCGAGCTCGACACCCTACTAACCCCGATTCTCGGCCGACTTTCCCGATTTGCACCGAGCCGCGGAAGCGATCTGCCCAAGGAGTCCTCTGAATCGGCGCTCAGCGACCCAGAACCGCCGGTCCAGGCCGCACCTGCAGCTCAGGAACGGCCAGTCGAGCAAACCGTGAAACTGCGCCAACGATATGACATCAGCGATATCGCGGTTGCCTCAGCGCACGGTGGATCGGTCTACCAAGGCGTTGACTCGTTATTGCACCGACCGATCCTGGTGCTTGCCGCCACACCGCAGGCAGCCAAGATTTTACGGCTCCGAATCCGCGAAATCCTGACTCTTCGTGAACATCCTGAGGCACTTCTCATTCTGGATATTTGGACCAGTGGGAGTGCTACCTACCTAGTTGCTACCCACACCACGAGTGATGAACTCCTCGACCTTATTGTTCAAACCGACACCTTTGTCGAGCCGCACTTCACTGAAGTTTTGGATCTCGGGTCCTTGCACCCGAGACAAGGTGGCTCTTAG